One Pseudomonas rhizophila DNA window includes the following coding sequences:
- the ruvA gene encoding Holliday junction branch migration protein RuvA, protein MIGRLRGTLAEKQPPHLILDVNGLGYELEVPMTTLYRLPSVGEPLTLHTHLVVREDAQLLYGFVGKRERDFFRELIRLNGVGPKLALALMSSLEVDELVRCVQSQDTSALTKVPGVGKKTAERLLVELKDRFKAWEAVPAMFALVPNQPDAPAPAASAENDAVTALISLGYKPQEASKAISAIKEKGLSTEDMIRRALKGMI, encoded by the coding sequence GTGATTGGACGCTTGCGCGGCACCCTGGCTGAAAAACAGCCGCCGCACCTGATTCTGGATGTAAATGGCCTGGGTTATGAGCTGGAAGTGCCCATGACCACCTTGTATCGCTTGCCGTCGGTCGGTGAACCGCTGACGCTGCACACCCATTTGGTCGTGCGCGAGGATGCCCAATTACTCTATGGCTTCGTCGGCAAGCGCGAGCGGGATTTCTTCCGCGAGCTGATTCGTCTCAACGGCGTCGGCCCGAAACTGGCCCTGGCCTTGATGTCGAGCCTGGAAGTCGACGAACTGGTGCGCTGCGTGCAGTCCCAGGACACTTCGGCCTTGACCAAGGTGCCAGGTGTCGGCAAGAAAACCGCCGAGCGCCTGTTGGTTGAGCTCAAGGACCGTTTCAAGGCCTGGGAAGCGGTGCCGGCCATGTTCGCGCTGGTGCCTAACCAGCCGGACGCGCCAGCGCCCGCGGCCAGCGCGGAAAACGATGCGGTCACCGCATTGATCTCCTTGGGCTACAAGCCGCAGGAGGCCAGCAAGGCGATTTCCGCTATCAAGGAAAAAGGCTTGAGCACCGAAGACATGATTCGTCGTGCCCTGAAGGGAATGATTTAA
- the ruvC gene encoding crossover junction endodeoxyribonuclease RuvC: MTLILGIDPGSRITGYGVVRDTGRGCVYVASGCIRTGAGELHERLQIVYRGVREVIQTYGPVTMGIEKVFMARNADSALKLGQARGAAIVAGAEENLEIAEYTATQVKQAVVGTGAANKEQVQMMVMHLLKLVSKPQIDASDALAIAICHAHTRSSLLPHGLGAARSRGGRLRL; this comes from the coding sequence ATGACTTTAATCCTTGGTATCGACCCCGGTTCGCGCATCACCGGCTACGGCGTGGTTCGTGATACCGGGCGCGGCTGCGTGTACGTCGCGTCAGGCTGTATCCGCACCGGTGCCGGTGAGTTGCACGAGCGTTTGCAGATCGTTTATCGCGGCGTGCGTGAAGTCATCCAGACCTACGGCCCGGTCACCATGGGCATTGAAAAGGTCTTCATGGCGCGTAACGCCGATTCTGCCCTGAAGCTGGGGCAGGCTCGTGGGGCGGCCATTGTGGCCGGTGCCGAGGAAAACCTGGAAATCGCCGAATACACCGCGACCCAGGTCAAGCAGGCAGTCGTTGGAACGGGCGCGGCGAACAAGGAGCAGGTGCAAATGATGGTGATGCATCTGCTGAAACTGGTCAGCAAGCCGCAGATCGACGCCTCCGACGCCCTGGCCATCGCCATTTGCCATGCCCATACCCGTTCCAGCCTGTTGCCGCATGGCCTGGGAGCCGCACGCAGTCGTGGCGGGCGCCTGCGTCTCTGA